In one window of Leptidea sinapis chromosome 9, ilLepSina1.1, whole genome shotgun sequence DNA:
- the LOC126966187 gene encoding ras-related protein Rab-1A, translated as MNPEYDYLFKLLLIGDSGVGKSCLLLRFADDTYTESYISTIGVDFKIRTVELDGKTIKLQIWDTAGQERFRTITSSYYRGAHGIIIVYDCTDQDSFSNVKQWLEEIDRYACDNVNKLLVGNKCDLTSKKAVDYTTANQYAEQLGIPFLETSAKNSTNVEQAFMTMAAEIKARVGPPSAGAAPAGAAVKIDQGRPIETGKSSCC; from the exons ATGAATCCAGAATA CGACTATCTGTTTAAACTTTTGTTGATTGGTGACTCTGGGGTGGGCAAATCATGTCTCTTGTTAaggtttgctgatgatacataTACAGAAAGCTATATAAGTACCATTGGTGTGGACTTTAAAATAAGAACTGTAGAATTAGATGGTAAGACAATAAAGTTACAAATATGGGACACAGCAGGGCAAGAGAGATTCAGAACAATCACATCATCATACTACAGAGGGGCACAtggaattattattgtttatgacTGCACAGATCAG GATTCATTCAGCAATGTTAAACAGTGGTTAGAGGAGATTGATCGTTATGCTTGTGACAATGTCAACAAGTTGCTTGTTGGAAACAAATGTGATCTTACCTCTAAGAAGGCTGTCGACTATACCACTGCCAAT caatacgcgGAACAACTTGGCATTCCTTTCCTAGAGACGTCGGCGAAAAACTCGACGAACGTAGAGCAGGCGTTCATGACGATGGCGGCGGAGATCAAGGCGCGAGTGGGACCCCCGTCCGCAGGTGCTGCGCCCGCCGGGGCCGCTGTCAAGATCGACCAGGGCCGTCCCATCGAGACTGGCAAGTCATCCTGCTGCTGA